The region TCCCTGCAATGCGACCGGGCCATCGTGGGCAGCACCAGCGGGGGCGACAACTACGGCACCCGGGCCACCCTGCCCAGCTTAATTCAGTAGGAGGAGCCAAGTGTCCAGTCAAGATCCGCAAATACTGGCCCTCCACCTCAGCAAGCCCGGGGGCGAGCGCCTGCGGGCCATGGTCCAAGGCGCCAGCCTGGGCAACCTGCTCGGCCTGGAGTCCGCCGCCGAGGAATTCGAGCGCAAGGCGGTTCAGCTTCAGCCCGAAGTGATGCTGGTGGAGTTCAATCCCGACGAGGCGGGCATGAGCGAGATGCTCACCCGGCTCCGGCGCCACGTGCCCCGGGGGTCGGTGGTGGCCTGGGCCCAGACCCTGGCCCCGGAGGCGATCCTGTTGGCCATGCGCCTGGGTGTGCGCGAATACCTGCCCACCGAGGCGGACGGCTCGTCCCTGGCCGAGGCGGTGCAGCGGCTCATGGCCAGCCAAGGCGCCGGTGAGCAGGCCCAGGGCCATCTGCTGGGGGTAATGGGCGTCAAGGGCGGCGTGGGCACCAGCTCCCTGGCCCTAAGCCTGGCCTGGGTGGCCAGCCAGAGCACCAGCGCCCGGGTGGCCCTGGTGGACCTGGACCTGGCCAGCGGCGACCTGGCCGCCCTGGTGGACCTGGAACCCACCCGCACCATGCTGCACGTGGCCGAGGAGTACGAGCGCCTGGACAGCCTGTTGATGGACAGCTTCCTGGCCGAGGTGGCCCCGGGGCTGCGCCTGCTGGCCGCGCCGGGCGACGCGGTGACCGCCGAGGAGGTCAAGGGCAGCCACGTGGAGCGCGCCCTGGGCTTCCTCCTGGCCGACCACTCCCTGGTGGTGGCCGACCTGCCCCCCCGGGTGGATGAGGCCTGCCTGGCCGCCCTGGACCGGGCCAAGCTGCTGCTGTTGGTCACCGAGCCCACCATCCTGGGCTTGCGGGCGGCCAAGCGCGCCCTGGAGCTGTGCCGCAGCCTGGGCCGCGAGGACGACAGCCTGGGCCTGGTGATCAACCGGGCCGGTTCCAAGCAGAGCGTGTCGGCCAAGGAAGTGGAGCACGTGCTCAAGGTGAAGCCCCTGGCCGTGCTGCCCAACGAGACCCCGGTCCTGTTGGAAGCGGCCAACTCCGGCCGCCCGGCCGCCCGCCACTGGCCCCGGGCCAAGTGGTCCAAGGCGGTGTCCGCCATGGTCACGGACCTGTTCAGCGGCAACGGAGATGAGCAATGAGCCTGCGCGCCAGACTGGGAGTGGCGGCCATGAGCTCCGGCGGCCAGGAGCGCCAGCGGGACTATGCCCGCGAATCGGCCCTCCAGGAGCTGAAGGCCCGCATCCACTACAAGGTCATCGAGTCCCTGGACCTGTCCATCCTCACCAACACCGACGACCTGCAAGCCGAGGCGGACCTGGAAGAAGCCATTCGCCTGGTAGTGGCCGGCGAACCCGACCCCATGAGCGAGGTGGAGCGGGAGCTGTTGGCCCGCGAGATCAAGCACGAGGTCATGGGCCTGGGCCCCTTGGAGCCGCTGTTGGCCGACGACAGCATCACCGAGGTTCTGGTCAACAGCTTCGACCACGTGTTCGTGGAGCGGGGCGGCCGCCTGGAGCAGATACCCATCCGCTTCCGGGACAACGAGCACCTGCTCAAGATCATCGACAAGATCGCCAGCGCGGTGGGCCGGCGCATCGACGAGTCCAGCCCCATGGTGGACGCCCGCCTGGCCGACGGCTCCCGCGTCAATGCCATCATCCCGCCCCTGGCCCTGGACGGCCCGGCGCTGAGCATTCGTAAGTTTGCCCGCGACCCTCTCAAGGTGGACGACCTGGTGCGCCTGGGCTCCTTCAGCGCCCAGACCGCCAAGTTCCTGGAGGCCTCGGTCAAGGCGCGGCTGAACATGCTCATCTCCGGCGGCACCGGCACCGGCAAGACCACCTTGCTCAACGTGCTCAGCTCCTTCATCCCGCACCACGAGCGCATCGTGACCATCGAGGACTCGGCCGAGTTGCAGTTGCAGCAGGAGCACGTGGTGCGCCTGGAGACCCGCCCGCCCAACATCGAGGGCATGGGCGAGGTGGCCATGCGCGACCTGGTCAAGAACAGCCTGCGTATGCGCCCCGACCGCATCGTGGTGGGCGAGGTGCGCGGCGGCGAGGCCCTGGACATGATGCAGGCCATGAACACCGGCCACGACGGCAGCCTGACCACGGTGCACGCCAACAGCGCCCGCGACGCCATCAGCCGCCTGGAGACCATGATCTCCATGGCCGGCCTGGACATCCCGGACAAGGCCATCCGCCAGCAGGTCGCCAGCGCCATCCAGATCGTCATCCAGGTAAGCCGCCTGGCCGACGGCTCCCGCCGCGTCACCAGCGTGCAGGAGGTCACCGGCATGGAGGCCGACACCCTGACCATGCAGGAGATCTTCCGCTTCAACCAGACCGGCATCGACGAGCGCGGCCGGGTGACCGGATACTTCGGCCCCACCGGCATCCGCCCCCGCTGGAGCGACCGCATCGCCAGCTTCGGCATCGGCCTGGACGCCGAGCTCTTCGGCGAGGAACCGCGAGGCGCGGCATGATCTGGGGATTCACCGCCCTGATTTTCCTGAGCCTCTTGGGCGCGGCCTGGGCGGTGTTCAACCTGGTCTACGCGGGCAAGACCGGGCGCGAGGAGGCCTTCCGCCGCCGCCTGGCCGCCCTGGAGACCGACGAGACCGCCGCCACCGCCGCGGCCCGGGTCTATTTCCGCGACACCGCCTACAGCACCATCCCCTACCTGGACCGGCTGCTGGCCAGCCTGCCCAACGTGAGCGACCTCCAGCTGCTGCTCCACCAGGCGGGCACACCCTGCAACCTGGGCACCCTGGTGCTGGTCAGCGGGGTGCTGTTCAGCATCGGCCTGCTGCTGGGGCTTATGGACGGCTCCCTGGGCATGGGCCTGCTCTTGGCCGTGGGCGGGGGTCTGCTGCCGGTGTTGTGGCTGCGTTTTCTGCGCAAGCGTCGCCTGGCCGCCTTTGAGGAGCAGTTCTCCGAGGCGGTGGACTTGATGGCCCGGGCCCTTCGCGCCGGCCACTCCTTCGGCTCGGGGCTCAAGATGGCCTCTCAGGAGATGGAGAACCCGGTGGCCGAGGAGCTGGCCCGCACCTTTGAGGACTACTCCTTCGGCAAGGGCATGGAGGACGCGCTGAGCGACCTGGTGAAGCGGGTGGGCCTGCAAGACGTGAAGTTCTTCGCCACCGCGGTGGCCCTGCAACGCGAGATCGGCGGCAACCTCACCGAGATCCTGGACAACATCGGCCATATCGTGCGGGGCCGCTTCGCGCTCAAGCGCCAGGTGAAGGCGCTGTCGGCCGAGGGCCGCATCAGCGCGATCATCCTGTGCCTCATGGCCCCCGGCCTGCTGGGGGCCTTGTGGTTTTTGAGCCCCAACTACCTGAGCCTGTTGTTCGAGCATCCCATGGGCAAGACCCTGCTCATCACCGGCGGCGTGTTCCAGGGCATGGGCATCCTGGTGATCAAGAAACTCATCAACCTGAAGGTGTGAGCATGGAACAGGCAAGCAACCTGAGCGGCAATACCCTGGCCATCGTCATCGGCCTGGGCTTCGGCCTGGCCGTGCTGCTGGTGCTGGCCGCGGTGGGCTCGGTGGTCATGCGCCGCGAAGAGCCCACCCAGCGCCGCCTGCGCGGCATGCTGGGCAGCGAGCCCAAGCCCAAGAACTCCCCGGCCAAGCGCCAGCTCAAGCAGGTGATCATGGGCCTGCTGGGCCGCCTGGCCAAGCCGGCCCGGCCCCGCCAGGACTGGCAGGCCAACCAGATCCGCACCAAGCTGTTGCAGGCCGGCTTTCAGGCCCCCAATGCGGTGAACACCTTCCTGGGCTTCAAGGTGGCCCTGTTGATCGTCTTCCCCCTGGCGGTGCTCATCAGCCCCATCACGGGCAAGGTGGGCAACCTGCAACTCATGCTCTCGGTGGTGGGCGCGGCTTGCCTGGGCTTTTTCCTGCCCCAGTTCATGCTGGAAAGCCGCATCCGCTCCCGGCGCAAGGCCGTCACCCGCGAGCTGCCCGATGTCCTGGACCTGCTGGTCATCGCGGTGGAGGCGGGCCTGGGCCTGGACCAGGCCATCCGGCGGGTGGCCGACGAGGTCTCGGTGTCCAGCCCCACCCTGGGCTCGGAGTTCAACCTGGTCTCCCTGGAGATGCGCGCCGGCATCCCCCGCCCGATGGCGCTTCGGAACCTGGCCCAGCGCTGCGGGGTGGAGGAAGTGAGCAGCCTGGTGGCCATGCTCATCCAGGCCGACCGCTTCGGGGTGAGCGTGGGGCGCTCGCTCCGGGTGCATTCGGACACGGTGCGCACCAAGCGCCGCCAGCAGATGGAGGAGGCCGCGGCCAAGATTCCTCTCAAGCTGCTGTTCCCGGTGCTTTTCATGATCTTCCCGGCAATCATGGTGGTTATGGCGGGTCCGGCGGTTATCCGCGTAAGCCAGAACCTGCTGAATTAAGGAGGGCGGTCATGCCCAAGAACAAGCCGATACTGTTCCTCGGCGCGGCCCTGGCCGCGGGAGCCCTGATGCTGGCCACGGGTTGCGCCTCCACCAAGGACCCGGGCGCGGCCCGCTGGCTGCAACGCGGCGAGGCCGAGCAGCTCCTGGCCGCCCAGGCGGCCCGGGCCGAGATCGACCCCGACCCGGACAAGGTACCCATGGAGGCAAGCGCCATGGAGGCCCAGGGCGACGTGATGGCCTCCCAGGGCGCGCCCTGGACCGCCATGAACCAGTACCGCCTGGCCCTCCGGGAAGCCAAGGGCAAGAGCAAGACCCGCCTGGAAGGCAAGATCGCGGGTCTGGACCTGCGCACCGGGCGCTTCGAGGTGGCCCGCGACGGCTTTGCCAAGCTGACCAAGGCGCATCCCGGCCAGGCGGTGTTCTGGCAGGGGCTGGGCCTGGCCCAGATCGGGCTCAAGGAAATGCCCGCGGCCGAGGCCTCCCTCACCCGCGCGGTGAACCTGGACCCCTCCCTGTGGCGGGCCCAGAACCTCCTGGGCGTGATCTACAACCAGGCCAAGCAGCCCAAGAAGGCCGAGGCCGCCTTCCGGGCCGCCCTGGTCAGCAAGCCGGGTAACCCGGCCCTGTTCAACAACCTGGCCCTTTCCCAGATCATGCTGGGGGACTATCAGGGCGCCGAGGCCAGCCTGCGCCGGGCCCTGTCCCTGAACCCCGAGCACAAGAAGGCGGCCAACAACCTGGGGCTCTTGCTGGTGAGCATGGGGCGCAACCAGGAGGCCTTCCAGACCTTCGCCTCGGCCGAGGGCGTGGCCCAGGCCCACAACAACATGGGCGTGCTCCTGGCCTGGCGGGGAGAGCCCATGCAGGCCCAGCACCAGTTCAAGGCCGCCTTGCAGGCCCTGCCCCGCTACTACCCCATGGCCGCGCGCCATCTGGACCAGCTGGGTGAGCGTCCCGAATCCCCGCCCAGCCGCATGAGCGCCCGGCCCATGGTGCCCCTGGCCGGCCGGAGCAGCTATAAGGCCCGCGCCTCGGCCAAGCCCAAGGCGGCCAAGCCCAAGCGCCGCGCGGCCGCCAAGCCCAAGTCCAAGACCGTGGCCAAGGCCACCGCCCCGGCCAAGCCCGCTCCCAAGCCCGTGGCCAAGTCCCCGGTCAAGCCCGCTCCGGTCAAGCAGGCCAATGGCGCTCCCCAGGCCGCGGCAGCCCCCGCCCCCGCGGTTTCTGGCGCCAAGCCCGCGCCCGTTCCCAAGCCCGCGCCCCTGACCAAGGAGCAGCGCATCGCCCGCGACAAGGCCCAGGCCCAGGCGGAAGCCAAAGCCAAGGCCAAGGCGGCGGCCGAGGCCCGAGCCAAGGCCCAGGCCCAAGCTAAGGCCAAGGCGGAAGCGGCGGCCAAGGCCAAGGCCGAGGAAGAGGCCAAGGCCAAGCCCACGGCCCCGGACCAGGGCGTGCGCTCCGGCCGGCCGGCCGTGGCCCAGCCCAAGGCCACCGCCCGCGCGCCCCAGGGCCTGTGGATCCAGCCCGACGGCACCATGGCCTACGGCGCCGCCCCCAGCGGCACCCAGGGCTACGGCGTGGTCTTCGGCGCCTCTCCCCGCGACTGACCCCCACCCCGCCCCAAAAAAGCGGCGGGCCCCCTAAGGGGCCCGCCTGGGGTTGCCGTGGAGCCTTACAATACCTAGAACTCTGCCCTGAGGCCCAAGAAGCCGGACAGACCCAAAGTGTTGTAGCCCTGTATCTCCACGTAGTCCTCGTCGAAGAGATTGATGACGTTGCCGTAGACGCTCAGCCACTTGGTGAGCTTGTAGGTGGCCGTGGCGTTCACCGTGATGTAGGAGTCCACCTGGCTGGTGTTGGCAGCGTCGGTGTAGCGGTCGCCCACGTACAAGGCCCAGACCCGTATGTTGAGCCTGTCGTTCATCAGGGGCAGGCGCACGCCCAGGGTGCCCTTGTCGCGGGGGTTGTAGGCCAGCTCCTTGTCGGTGCTCTCATCCTGGGCGTCGGTGTAGGTCCAGGAGCCGTTCACCTCCAGCCAGGAGCAGATCATGGCCGAGGCGAAGAACTCCAGGCCCTGGCTCTTCACCTCGTCCAGGTTCTCGTACTTCCAGGTGTTCATATCGAAGTTGATCAGGTTGTCGGTCTGGATGTTGAAATAGGTCAGCCCCAGCTTGACGCGCTGGTTCCACAAGGTCTGGGTAACGCCCAGATCCCAGCCCTTGCTCTTCTCGGGCTCCAGTTTTTGGCTGCCGTAGGGGCTGTAGCGCTGGTAGAGGCTGGGCGCCTTGAAGCCGGTGCCGTAGGTGCCTTTGAAGGTGGTGCCGCTGGCCGCGATGGTGTAGGAGGCCCCCGCCCGCCAGGTCACCTGGGCGTCATAGTCGTCGTTGTTGTCGTTGCGCACCCCGCCCAGCAGGTAGAGCCCGTCCAGGATCTTGAGCTGATCCTGCAAGTACAGGCTCATGGTGTCCGCGGTCTTCTTGCCCACCGAGTCATAGGTGGTGGTGTAGTCGCCCTGCTCCTGCTGCCACTGCGCCCCCACGGTCACCGTGTTGATGTCCTTGTAGAGCAGGTTGTGCCGCCACTCGGCGGTGGTCAGGTAGGAGTTGTAGTCCGAGCCGTCCTGGTAATCGTTGGCCACCGAGCCGTAGGACACGGTGAACTTTTGGTTCCACCAGGAGAAGGGCGCGTTGGTCACGCCCAGGATGCTGGTGTAGGAGGTGGTCTTCACGTTGTCGTTGGTGTCGCCCTGCTTGCCGTTCACATAGCCGTCGTAGTCGCTCTTGGCCTGGTTGTAATAGCCGATGAAGTAGATCTCGGTGTTGTCGTTGATGTCGAAGCCCACCCGGCCGTTGAACTGGTAGGAGTGGTAGGCGTCGTCCTCGCTGCCCGCCTTGATCTTGGAGATTCCATCGGTGTTTATGCCGGTGCCGGCCACCATGAAGTTGAAGCGGTCGATCTGGCCCTGGGCGCCCGCGTTGCCCTGGAAGGTGTTGTGCGAGCCGTAGCCTACCGTGGCCCAGCCGGTGGGGTCGCCCTGGCCGCGCTTGGTGATGATGTTCACCACGCCGGCCATGGCGTCGGAGCCGTAAAGGGTGGACTGGGGCCCCTGCACCACCTCCACCTGGCCGATGCCGCCGGTGAGCAGGTTGGCGATGTCAAAGGCGCCGTTGGTGGAGATGGGGTCGGCCATGCGCACCCCGTCCAACATGAGCATGGTCTGCCCGGACTGGGTGCCCCGCATGGTCAGGCTGGTGGTGCCGCCAAAGGGGCCGTTACTGCGAATGTACACGCCGGGCACGTCGCGCAGGGCGTCGGCCAGGTTGAACTGGGCCTTTTCCTTGATCTCCTGGTCGCTGACCACGAAGGTGGTGGAGGG is a window of Desulfarculaceae bacterium DNA encoding:
- a CDS encoding P-loop NTPase, whose amino-acid sequence is MSSQDPQILALHLSKPGGERLRAMVQGASLGNLLGLESAAEEFERKAVQLQPEVMLVEFNPDEAGMSEMLTRLRRHVPRGSVVAWAQTLAPEAILLAMRLGVREYLPTEADGSSLAEAVQRLMASQGAGEQAQGHLLGVMGVKGGVGTSSLALSLAWVASQSTSARVALVDLDLASGDLAALVDLEPTRTMLHVAEEYERLDSLLMDSFLAEVAPGLRLLAAPGDAVTAEEVKGSHVERALGFLLADHSLVVADLPPRVDEACLAALDRAKLLLLVTEPTILGLRAAKRALELCRSLGREDDSLGLVINRAGSKQSVSAKEVEHVLKVKPLAVLPNETPVLLEAANSGRPAARHWPRAKWSKAVSAMVTDLFSGNGDEQ
- a CDS encoding CpaF family protein yields the protein MSLRARLGVAAMSSGGQERQRDYARESALQELKARIHYKVIESLDLSILTNTDDLQAEADLEEAIRLVVAGEPDPMSEVERELLAREIKHEVMGLGPLEPLLADDSITEVLVNSFDHVFVERGGRLEQIPIRFRDNEHLLKIIDKIASAVGRRIDESSPMVDARLADGSRVNAIIPPLALDGPALSIRKFARDPLKVDDLVRLGSFSAQTAKFLEASVKARLNMLISGGTGTGKTTLLNVLSSFIPHHERIVTIEDSAELQLQQEHVVRLETRPPNIEGMGEVAMRDLVKNSLRMRPDRIVVGEVRGGEALDMMQAMNTGHDGSLTTVHANSARDAISRLETMISMAGLDIPDKAIRQQVASAIQIVIQVSRLADGSRRVTSVQEVTGMEADTLTMQEIFRFNQTGIDERGRVTGYFGPTGIRPRWSDRIASFGIGLDAELFGEEPRGAA
- a CDS encoding type II secretion system F family protein yields the protein MIWGFTALIFLSLLGAAWAVFNLVYAGKTGREEAFRRRLAALETDETAATAAARVYFRDTAYSTIPYLDRLLASLPNVSDLQLLLHQAGTPCNLGTLVLVSGVLFSIGLLLGLMDGSLGMGLLLAVGGGLLPVLWLRFLRKRRLAAFEEQFSEAVDLMARALRAGHSFGSGLKMASQEMENPVAEELARTFEDYSFGKGMEDALSDLVKRVGLQDVKFFATAVALQREIGGNLTEILDNIGHIVRGRFALKRQVKALSAEGRISAIILCLMAPGLLGALWFLSPNYLSLLFEHPMGKTLLITGGVFQGMGILVIKKLINLKV
- a CDS encoding type II secretion system F family protein — protein: MEQASNLSGNTLAIVIGLGFGLAVLLVLAAVGSVVMRREEPTQRRLRGMLGSEPKPKNSPAKRQLKQVIMGLLGRLAKPARPRQDWQANQIRTKLLQAGFQAPNAVNTFLGFKVALLIVFPLAVLISPITGKVGNLQLMLSVVGAACLGFFLPQFMLESRIRSRRKAVTRELPDVLDLLVIAVEAGLGLDQAIRRVADEVSVSSPTLGSEFNLVSLEMRAGIPRPMALRNLAQRCGVEEVSSLVAMLIQADRFGVSVGRSLRVHSDTVRTKRRQQMEEAAAKIPLKLLFPVLFMIFPAIMVVMAGPAVIRVSQNLLN
- a CDS encoding tetratricopeptide repeat protein, whose protein sequence is MPKNKPILFLGAALAAGALMLATGCASTKDPGAARWLQRGEAEQLLAAQAARAEIDPDPDKVPMEASAMEAQGDVMASQGAPWTAMNQYRLALREAKGKSKTRLEGKIAGLDLRTGRFEVARDGFAKLTKAHPGQAVFWQGLGLAQIGLKEMPAAEASLTRAVNLDPSLWRAQNLLGVIYNQAKQPKKAEAAFRAALVSKPGNPALFNNLALSQIMLGDYQGAEASLRRALSLNPEHKKAANNLGLLLVSMGRNQEAFQTFASAEGVAQAHNNMGVLLAWRGEPMQAQHQFKAALQALPRYYPMAARHLDQLGERPESPPSRMSARPMVPLAGRSSYKARASAKPKAAKPKRRAAAKPKSKTVAKATAPAKPAPKPVAKSPVKPAPVKQANGAPQAAAAPAPAVSGAKPAPVPKPAPLTKEQRIARDKAQAQAEAKAKAKAAAEARAKAQAQAKAKAEAAAKAKAEEEAKAKPTAPDQGVRSGRPAVAQPKATARAPQGLWIQPDGTMAYGAAPSGTQGYGVVFGASPRD
- a CDS encoding TonB-dependent receptor yields the protein MRKILVPILAGLMCVAPALAGAEDKAKKKTVHQSDVVVTATMTEEEMNQVPSTTFVVSDQEIKEKAQFNLADALRDVPGVYIRSNGPFGGTTSLTMRGTQSGQTMLMLDGVRMADPISTNGAFDIANLLTGGIGQVEVVQGPQSTLYGSDAMAGVVNIITKRGQGDPTGWATVGYGSHNTFQGNAGAQGQIDRFNFMVAGTGINTDGISKIKAGSEDDAYHSYQFNGRVGFDINDNTEIYFIGYYNQAKSDYDGYVNGKQGDTNDNVKTTSYTSILGVTNAPFSWWNQKFTVSYGSVANDYQDGSDYNSYLTTAEWRHNLLYKDINTVTVGAQWQQEQGDYTTTYDSVGKKTADTMSLYLQDQLKILDGLYLLGGVRNDNNDDYDAQVTWRAGASYTIAASGTTFKGTYGTGFKAPSLYQRYSPYGSQKLEPEKSKGWDLGVTQTLWNQRVKLGLTYFNIQTDNLINFDMNTWKYENLDEVKSQGLEFFASAMICSWLEVNGSWTYTDAQDESTDKELAYNPRDKGTLGVRLPLMNDRLNIRVWALYVGDRYTDAANTSQVDSYITVNATATYKLTKWLSVYGNVINLFDEDYVEIQGYNTLGLSGFLGLRAEF